The window TGCCTACGGGTTGGGAGCGGGGCGGGCCCATGCCTCGGGTGCAAAGCCACCAAGGACGGCGGAGGCCCTGGACCGCCTCCACGGACAGCGGCTAGTAGCCTCTATTTTTCATTATCTCCAAAGCCGTACGGTAGACTGCCACGTAGATGAACACGAGAACGACGATCGATCCAACGGTCATAAAGATGCCCAGGACCAGGGCCCAGATGTTCAGGCACTTGGCGGTGGAGGCGTAGCTCTGGGCCCCAGTGATGTCGCCGACCATCTTCCGGTCCCTAGACTGGAGGAGGAGAGGTGGTGAGGGTCCAGGGACCGCCAGGCCTGTGGCTCAGGTCCCCCCTGCTGGTCCCAGTCACCCGATGGGCCCTCACACTCCCGCTCCCTGGAGTCTGAACAGGACAGGGGCAGTGAGACCCTCTCCTCTTGGGGCCTCTGTCTGTGTCCTCACAGAGAGTCAGCctctccaggagccccagggctcagcctCCCTTTCTCAGGCCCCTTCACCGGCCAGTCACCCACCAGGGGTCAGGGTCCTTGCAGCACCTTCCTTGTTTCCGGACCAGACTCGAGTTCTGAAGCTGAGTGTGAAGGCTGCGCCTTCCCTGATGAGGCTGGGAAGGAGGCCGTCTTGGCATGTGAGAGACACAGACCCTCAGCTCCACCGCATGTGAACCCAGGCGGCCTCACCATGAGTCTCACTGGGAACGATCCcccaagccacacacacacacacacacacacacacacacacacacacacacacactcacactcacacacactcacacacactcacacacacacacactcacacacactcacacactcacacacactcacacacacactcacacacacatacacacacacacacacacacacacacacacacagagcacacacacacactcacacacacacacactcacacacacagagcacacacacacacactcactcacacacacacacactcacacacacatacacacacacacagagcacacacagcacacacacacacagagcacacacacacatagagcacacacacagacactcacacacacacacactcacacacacacacagagcacacacacacacacactcacacacacacagagcacacacacacactcacacacacacacacacactcacacacacactcacacacacagagagcacacacccacacacacacagagcacacacacacactcacacacacacactcacacacacatacacacacacacacactcacacagagcacacacacccaAAGAGCATGCACACAGACCCGCACACACGGGGGCTCCCCAGTGCACGCGCCATCCGGGCTGGGCCTCTCCAGGCTCCCAGCACTTTCTGGAGACGCCCAGGTGCCCACCCACCTTCACAGAGTAGGCGAATGCCACGAAGCCCAGGCAGCACCAGTTCATGAAGATGGTGTTGAACAGGGACCACACGATGTGGTCGGGCAGGGCGGTGTCGCTGCGGATGTTGATCACCGTGGTCGTCACGGGCGCCGGGCTCTGGGGCGCCCCCAGCACGGCCACCTCGTGCTCCTCCTTGAGCAACTCATAGGCTGGGGGCACCGCACCGTGGGCCCCGGTGAATAAGAGCTGGGAACTGCAGTTCATGGTGGGGTCGGAGTACCTGTGGCCCAGATTCCAGCACACACTCGGGGGACCCTCCTTTACCCAGGAGTTTCGATCTCCCCTAAGTTCCCTCTTCCTGGGCCGTTCCATTTCCTAAGTGGAAATGGGCTGGTCTTAGGAGGAGGGATGAACCGCTGAGTGTCAGGTTTCACCAGGgtcagtgggagggaggctccttTCCCAGAGGCTGGAAGGGGCTGGAGGTTTCCTTCCACCCTCCCAGGTTCTCGGCTGGGACTCCCCTCTGTCATAATAAAAAGACAgtttaacaggagaaaaataacagTTTACCAACCCGTATACCTCTTATCTGTGGAAGGGACCCAGAAAAGCTGAGCAACCTCCCCAAACGCTGAATGCCGTTTGAGCATCCAAATGCCATCTGAGCTCACGATGAGAGGCTGTGGTGGGCAGGAGAGGCCTCCCTGGGGCGGTTACCCcgaaaagcccagaaataagggTGGCTTCCTGCAGAGGTCAGTCCTTGCCGCCTCCATCCATGAAAGCTTCCAGGAAATGCGGTCTGCCCCTGGTCCTGGTACAAcagtgctaagtcgctcagtcgtgcctgactctctgcgaccccatggactgcagcccaccaggctcctctgcccatgagattttccaggcagagatactggagcaggttgccatttccttctccaggggatcttcccgacccagggatcgaacccgggtcccctaCGCCGCAGGCAGACTCTCCACCGACTGAGCTACACGGGACGCCCCCTGGTGCAACAGGGGCACCCTTACAGGGAGGCTTGCCTAGTTCATTAAATGTCTCTCATAGGCTGACTTCTGCTCAGCCTCAGAATTGAAAATAACCCGTTAAAATAATCAGTGTACAAAGAGGCTTATTTGGGGTTATGAATTCTACTTCCCTTAACACCCAAGTCAGGCCCTGTGTTAGCCACACCCCCTTGCCTATTTAGGGATGTGGTCTGGGGACCCTTCCCCAGCCTGGGGGTCTCAGGCCCAAGCCTGCTGCAGCGCCCACTGTCCCCACTCGGGGGCTCCTGCCAGGCCCCACTCAGCCTCACCCCCGGGCCCAGAGGaaccccgcccccgccgccaGCCCCCCAGCTGCACAGGCCTCCCCTCTGAGGGGCACTGGCCCCCCAGTCCTGAGTCCCCGCTCCAGGCGGGGTTTGGGTCCTTCCCGGTTGCAGGTCAGCACCCAGCAGCCCGTGTGGCCTGCCCCGAGGAGCCTCCCGCGTTCCCCCTCTTTCTCATGGGACCTGGGGCGGCTCCAGAGGGAGCGGGCATGCTGGCATGACAGTTCCTGGGCTTGGGGCTGTGCCCCCTCCTTAGGGACAGGGTGGGTTGGCTCGGTGGCCAGATGTCCGCTCTCTTCAGACTTCTTGAAAAGAGCCAGTCATTTTACCAGCGAATAGATTCACACACAGGAATAACAGATAATGGCGATTCAGGACAAGAAAGTCACAGCAAAAACTGTAACCACATTTGGGAAACAAAGGGGAAGGTGTTACTCTCTGTAGAGAAAAAGGAGGCAGTTGAGGGGCGGCTATGAGCAGAGTCCATCAGAGAAACGCGGCGAGCAGGGTGGTGGCAGCTTCTGCGGCTGAGCTGCAAGGACTCTCGTCAGCTGGAGTTGCTGTTGGCGTGCAGAAgcgcccccttctcctctaggTTCTCTTGGCTGGTCTAGGAATTAAGTTGTCATAGACAATTAGGACAAAACCAAGCAAAAGTTTAGCAACATGTAcacatgggagagacccaggggAACGGGAGCACCATCGAAACGGCCAAGACCCTCAGCTcaaataccatcttcagctaacGACAAGGAAGGTGCTGGGGCCAGGTTTTCGTGACTTGAAGGGGCAGCTGAACTGGAAATAGAAAGCAAATGTTTGGGAAACAAATGTTTGCTTGGCCAGGCAGGGACACGGGGACACAGACTGGACTCTGGTCTCCAACAAACcctttttccaaattattttaggCTGTTATGGGGAGGCAACAATAAAAGCTTCCCAAATcctctgtttcattttcctttttaaaaataaataatcagcCTAAAttaatccttatgccaaagagAAACACTTTGGGACAGCAAAGTTTGCTCCTCTCCAGTGGGTACTATCGTTACAGAACGTTACAAGAAAACCAGAACCGACCTTTCGGCCAAGCCAGCAGGTCCTTGTGAAAGCCCCAGCTCCCCTCGggttgtgcacaggcttctcgtcaTGCTTCCGTCGAGCCAGGGGGGAAGCTCCCCGGCAAACCTGGAGCCATGTGCGCCTCCTGGACGTTTCTGGTTAAGGTGTTATGGAGGCTCGATGACCAGCAAGAGGCCTCTGATCCCCCGTGAAGAGAAAGCAGAATGTAAATACAGAGAGAGCACACTGCCCTTTACCCTCCAGCTGCCAGCAAAGACTTGCCCAAGCACAGACACCGCTGCCAATCGTCCCCTTGTGAGGGGCACTGAGGGGCGCTCATGAGCTGTAGCTTCTGCAGACCCTCGGGTCAGAGCAGAGGTGTCAGCATCAATCAACCAAGGCTACCTCAAATTATGGGTGTCCCAAAGCTGACAAATAGCCCGATTTACATGGATGGCCTTTCAGTTATCTTACAGATCTAATTTTTCCATCCAGGGTTGGATTGCTTTGAAGCAAGGAATGGGGCATGGAATTAATTAAGGAATCTGAGCCCACAGTAGAGTTGGGACAGGCCTGCAGGCTAAGCTCTCTTGCCCTCAGTGCGTCAGCGGTCACCCCAAACAGGAAGACATGTCCCTCTACACCTCCAGCAGGGAGGCCTCTGCCCTTCCCACACAGCAGGAGGGAGCAGGTTTCTCTCTGCCGCCCCAACCCCGGCAGCAGCCCAGCCGGAGGCCTCAGGCCCAGCCCCGGAGCCCCGTTACTTTGCACCCCGGCTCCTCCAGTGGACTCCGGTCATCACCGCCCCTGCCCGCTCCCCCTCTCCCCAGAGCAGCAAGTCATCTGTCCAGGTTCTCTGGGGTCCGTCTGTTCCACCATGGTGCGCATATCCTGAGTTGCATTTCCTCTGCTGTTCCTGAATAAACCTGTCTCTGCTGGTGCTGACTGGAAAAAATGCACAAACTAAATGTCGGAAATTACGTTTTATTTTGCAGACGAAACTGAGGCCTTAAGCCTGAGAGAAAGCCTCTCTGAGgataagggaggagccaggacatacaggagttttgcaacaaaagCCAAGTAGTCAGAACATGATTACTGGCACTAAGCAGCCATCTAGGGCTGCTCTGCGAATGGGGAGGTGCGAGCGTCTGGGCTCACTGGAATCAGTCCTTGGGCTGCACCTCCGCTCTCTGGGGCCGGGGCGCTTCCCCGTCCAGCGTCCCCTCACGGGGTGGCCGTAATGTCCACAAATCCTCGTTTACTGATGTGGTAGGCAACGTGCCGTGCCTGCAAGCTTTTCCTGCACTTTCAATTCTTGACCTACAGAGTACACTGTGTAGCTCATATTTATTGAATTCCAATATTCATTGGTTTTGTAAGTTTCTCTTGGGCAATAAAAGTACCCTAGAAACTATAAACCTTGTTACCTGCCTAACGGACACCTGCCTGTTTGACCCATCTGGGTCTTGGGCAGACTGGGGAGCGGAATGGAAGTGTGGGGGGTGGCCGCCCTGCACACCCTGGGCCCTGAGGTGGTCAGTGTCCGGCCCTCTCCCAGGGTGGGCCGCTCGTTTAGGTTTTCCTCCCTGCTGGGCCAGTTCCAGAGCCCCCAGCCAGCCCTGCGGCTCTCATCCAGAAGCCGCTGACCCCTAAGGACAGTCCAGCACCGCCTGCTTCCGTGCCTATCGCACCTCGAGGTGGGGGGTGactgctggggtgggggccacCCACTGCCCAGTGGCCACAGGGAGGACCAGCCTTGGGTCAGGGCCCCGGGTGAATCCCCAGCAGACAGCACCCTGCCACTCTGCCATCTGGCGTTACTTCTGGCATCTTGTCGCCCTTTGCCTTCGCTTTGTGTGCTAAGTgactcagtcgcgtccagctctttgcgaccccatggactgtagcccgccaggctccgctgcccatggaatttcccaggcaagaactggagtaggtagccactcccttctccaggggatcttcctgacccagagatcaaaccctggtctcctgcattgcaagtacattctttaccctctgagccaccagggattgtTTTTGTACTTTTTAGCTGGCATCTATCTTCACTGATACATGCAAAACTTATCTGCTCAAATTTTAACCCCAGAGGCACCGTGAAGCTCATACGCTTACGAGGCAACATGTCCCAGAGCTGCAGCCAGCTCCCACCCACATCTGGGGCTGGCCTCTCAATCACCGGGAACATGTGCCAGTTGTGAAAAACTACACGAAAAAACAGGGGGGTGGAGAATTCTCAAAGCCCATCTCTCcacaaaagcaggaaaaaatttGCAAAAAATATCAGAATCAACATTTTCAGCCTCTGAAAGTAGAGAAAGTCTTGCAGAAATCAGAGGAGTGCTTAATCAAGAAAAAATGGTGTAACTTCAGTACAGAGCTGTGCGGCATTTTATCTAATCCTGGTTCCATCCCTCGTGTCTAAGCTCTGCGGCAGCCTCGCAGACAGCAGCCTGTAATCTATTTCAGACTCTTGCCAAAGTCTGAAGAGGCAGGagcacttcctaactcattctctGAGGCCAGAATCACCCAGACAccaaagtcagagagagagactacaaagaaaaacaaagaccaATATCCCTTATGTGTATAGGTGTGAAAATCCTCCGCAAGCTCTAGCAAACTGAACCCAGCATATTATGTACACACCACGACTGTTACCAGCAGGAGCTGGAGCCAAACTCAAGCTGCTCATTACTCCATGTTTGACAGACAAGTTTTGTTGGTGGGAGAAGAAAGATGCTTTATTCAGGAAGCTGGCAACCTGGGGAGATGACAGACTGGTGTCCCCCAAACCACTTCTGAGTTGCCGATCAGGGCAAGCGCTTTTAAAGGAAAGCATCAAGGGTTTGCAGGTGATGGCTACGTGCAGagcagcacagtcagctctgaccaGCACCCTGAAATTGGTGGTGCAGGGCCTGGTGAGCGGCATCTTATCTGGAGTGAAGTGAATCTCCAGCGCCAGGGTCGGGCTGCTCTCGTTTCCCTGAGGGCAGTTTCTGGAAGCGTGCCGCATGGGGCAGCTTAAGTCACTGCTACAGTCTGGCCATCGTGCTGTCAGCTTTTTCCCTCTGGTGGCAGCTTTCagtttcaattcagttgctcagtcatgtccaactctttgcgaccccatggactgcagcacgccaggcctccctgtccataatcaactcccggaggttactcaaactcatgtccaccgagtcagggatgtcatccaaccatctcatcctctgttttccccttctccttccgcttcaatctttcccagcatcagggtcttttctagtgagtcagttctttccaccaggtagacaaagtattggagtttcagcttcagcatcagtccttccagtgaatattcagcactgatttcctttaggatggacttgttggatctccttgcagtccaagggtctctcaagagtcttctccaacacacagttcaacagcatcagttcttcagcactcagctttttatatagtccaactatcacatccatatgtgaccactggaaaaacaatagttttgactcgatggacctttgttggccaagtaaggtctctgctttttaatatgctgtcctggttgaacatagcttttcttccaaggagcaagcatcttttaacttcatgactgcagtccccatctgcagtgattttggagccccccaaaataaagtctctcactgttttcattgtttccccatctatttcccatggagtgatgggcccagatgccatgatcttagttttctgaatgttgagctttaaaccaactttttcactctcctctttcactttattcaagaggctctttagttctttgctttctgtcataagggtggtgttatctgcgtatctgaggttattgatatttctcccggcaatcttgattccagcttgtgtttcttccagcccagtgtttctcatgatgtactctgcatataagttgaataagcagggtgacaatatacagccttgacatactccttttcctatttggaaccagtctgttgttccatgtccagttctaactgttgcttcctgacctgcatacagatttctcaagaggcaggtcaggtggtctgtattcccatctctctcagaattttccacagtttattgtgatccacacagtcaaaggttttggcatagtcaataaagcagaaatagatgtttttctggaactctcttgcttttccatgatccagcggacgttggcaatttgatctctggttcctctgccttttctaaaaccagcttgaacatctgaaagtttacttttcacatactgttgaagcctggtttggagagttttgagcattactttgctggcgtgtgagatgagtgcaactgtgcggtagtttgagcattctttggcattgcctttctttgggattggaatgaaaactgaccttttccaatcctgtggccactgctgagttttccaaatttgctggcatattgagtgcagcactttcatagcatcgtcttttaggatttgaaatagctcaactggagttccatcacctccactagctttgtttatagtgatgcttcctaaggcccacttgactttgaactccaggatgtctggctctgggtgagtgatcacaccgtcacagttatatgggtcatgaagatcttttctgtacagttctgtgcgttcttgccacctcttttttatatcttctgcttctgttaggcctaTAGCATttcaatgttcccttggtatctctaatttcttgaggcaatctctagtctttcccattctattgttttcctctatttctttgtattgatcactggggaaggctttcttatcttcttGCTGtaattcaaatgggcatatctttccttttctcctttgcctttcacttctcttcttttctcagctatttgtaaggtctcctcaaacaaccattctgtcttttgcatttctttctcttgggggtggtcttgacccccgcctcctgcacaatgtcatgaacctccatccgtagttcttcagcCATAGTTCATagatctgtctatcagatctgatcccttgaatctatttgtcacttctgctgtattgtaagggatttgatttaggtcatatttgaatggtctggtggttttccctactttcttcaattaagtctgaattttgcaataaggagtccatgatctgagccacagtcagctcctggtcttgtttttgcctactgtatagaacttctccatctttggctacaaagaatataatcaatttgatttcagtattgaccatctggtgatgtccatgtgtagagtcttctcttgtgttgttggaagagggtgtttgctattaccagtgtgttcccttacaaactctgttatcctttgccctgcttcattttgtactccaaggccaagtttgcctgttactccaggtatctcttaacttcctacatttgcattccagccccctataatgaaatggacatcttttggggtgttagttctagaatgtcttataggtcttcatagaaccgttcaacttcagcttcctcagcattactggtgggggcatagacttggattactgtgtattgaatggtttgccttggaaaagaacagagatcattctgtctttgagatctctgtttttgagattgcacccaagtactgcatttcagatgcttttgttgactatgagggctactccttttcttctaagggactcttgcccagagtagtagatacaatgggcatctgagttaaattcaccctatCCAGTCCATttaagtttgctgattcctaaaatattgatgttcactcttgccatctcttgtttgatcatgtccaatttgccttgattcccggacctaacattctagattcctatgcaatattgctctttacagcgtcggactttacttccatcaccagtcacatccacaactgggtggtggtgttgctttggctccatcccttctttctttctggagttatttctccactgatctccagcagcataccgggcacctgctgacctggggagctcctctttcagtgtcttatccttttgcctttttgtgctGTTCGTGGGgctctcgaggcaagaatactgatgtggtttgccactcccttctccagtttaGTGTTAGTATCTGTGAAACAACTAAGCATGTGGAACAGACACTGTTACCTATGTCCTTCGGGGAGGAACTAAAGATTCTGTGACAGATAGATAATGGCTGACTCGCCGTTTAAATTGTTGCCTGCTTTTATGGCCCAACtgctattatttttatcactACATAGTCTCATCTTTTAGATTAATTCTTGAACCAGGCTTTTGTGACTCAGGGTTAGGCCCCTAGGAGACTAAAGCCTTTTTCTACAAATAAGAATCAGGTCCCGTGGAGGGGCCTTTGTACCTGGGAAAGCCCCTTCAGGTTCCTGCTGGGTTTCATGACCAAGAGGcatttattccagaaatgcaaCCATGGTTTAAGAATATAAGTCAGTTAATAACATCAGAGTAATTAATACATGGTAttgataaatgaagaaaaacactCTGTGATTATCACAGTTACTGCAGACAAAGCACCTGACAAAAATCCAACAGCGTCTCCTCTTGGaagcatttcaaagaaaaaagcaCTTCTCCCACTTGATAAAGGACATCTACAGGAAAGGTGCAGCTCAGAGCACACGTAAAGGTGAACGGCTGAAAGCTTCTCGAAACTGTAGACCACTTTGGGAAGCATcggtcattttcacaatattggttCTTCTGGTCCGAGAACGTGATGTATCTCGCCACCTGTTTACGACATTTCTGGTTTCACAATATTGGTTCTTCCATTCCGAGAACGTGATGTATCTCGCCACCTGTTTACAtcgttttttatttctttcatcactgtcgTGTAGTTTTCTGTGCACAGGCCTCtggtctccttaggtaggtttatcccTAGGTACTTTGTTGTTGCTGTGGTGAATGGGATTGCTCccctaatttatctttctgattttttgttgtgTTTAGCATATAAGAATATATCcttatcaaattgccaatggcatttctcacagaactagaacaaaaattttacaatttgtttagtaacacaaaagaccccaaacatcaaagcaatcttgggaaacAAAACAGAGCTAGAGGGATCAGGCTTCCTCCAGCTGATCCCTTCCTATGGGATTCCTTCCTGGAGGaatctgacttcagactatactacaaagttactgtaatcaagacagcatggtactcgcacaaaagcagaaacatagaccaatgaAGCAAggtagaaagctcagagataaacccacacaccaatgggcaccttatctttgatgaAGGAGCAAACATACACAGCGGAGAAAAGACAggctcttcaataagtggtgctgagaaaccTGGTCAAGCACATGTGAAAATGAGATGAGAACGCCTCCTGTCCTCCCTGCTGGCCCCAGAGGGAAGTCTCTGCATGCTGTCGCTGGTCGGTGGCCCCTCCCTAGGCCCAGCATGTGCCTGTCGTGGCAGAGGGCACTGCCGGCAGCTGGCTTGGGGTGGTCCCGGTGGTGGCAGTCCAGCTGGGGCAGCAGGTGCTGGAGTGCCGGTGGTGCTGGGGCCCATGGGGCCGCTGGGGGGCCATGCAGTTCGAGCAGGAGGACTTGGGGATGGTGGGCATGAACTGCATGGCATTCCACTAGGGCAAGGCCATGCCCCTCATCTTTGTGGGCAGTGTGCCCCAGGACGGCACCATGCTGGACCCCGTGCCAACGCGCTGGGAAAGGAGACCACATCCTCCCCCACATACTGGCTGTGCGCCAGGCCTGGTCCAAGTGAGGCTGAGAGAAGCTGCAGCCGGACGAGGCCTTCAGCCTGGAGGTGATCGCCGAGCGCCGCGAGCCAGCCTGAGTCCTCCGCAGCAAAGACTCCTTTACCCTCAAGTGCTACATCGACCTGTTGGCCTCTCCCCAACTCCAGGCTCCTGCCGGTGGTGCAGGACAGCCTCTGCGCCCTCCCTGGGCACTCACAAGGGCACCATCGCTGGCTTCAACCCTAGTAGCTACGGCGACTGCCTCACCAAGGGGAGCAGGCCGTCGTGGTGATGTATGCCCCGAGCATGGAGGAGGCGAAGTGCAAGTGCCCGGCGCGCCCTACGAGCAACGGGTGCTGTGCCCCTGGTGCTCCCTCAAGCTCATCCTCTGCTGTGACAGCACCCTGCATCAGGACGACCTCATCTGCAAGCCCTGCAGCCCAAGTCCAGGATCGGGCTCCACAGGCCAGGCCCTCAAGCCTGTGAACCTGGAAGCGCTCTCCAAGTGGACTGGCCACATTCCTGGGGATGTGCTGAGGGACATGGGCCAGATGGCCCCCATGCTGGCCCAGCTCAGCTATGACCCCTGTGCAAACCCACCCAATTACTacaaccccagccccaccccatggTCATCAACCACACACACCAGGTCTTGAAACAGGGACTACAAAACACAGGTCAGTCTGAAAGGCTGCTTTCAGGTAGACAAGAACAGCACCCCTTCCCACCTGAGAAGCTCGTGATTCCCAGATCTCCGCAAATGGCTTTGTTGCCAGGAGAAACTGCATTAGAGTGGAAACTGGACCTTTAATCCAAGCATA is drawn from Ovis aries strain OAR_USU_Benz2616 breed Rambouillet chromosome 21, ARS-UI_Ramb_v3.0, whole genome shotgun sequence and contains these coding sequences:
- the LOC101105867 gene encoding interferon-induced transmembrane protein 1-like isoform X1; translation: MERPRKRELRGDRNSWVKEGPPSVCWNLGHRYSDPTMNCSSQLLFTGAHGAVPPAYELLKEEHEVAVLGAPQSPAPVTTTVINIRSDTALPDHIVWSLFNTIFMNWCCLGFVAFAYSVKSRDRKMVGDITGAQSYASTAKCLNIWALVLGIFMTVGSIVVLVFIYVAVYRTALEIMKNRGY
- the LOC101105867 gene encoding interferon-induced transmembrane protein 3-like isoform X2, translating into MERPRKRELRGDRNSWVKEGPPSVCWNLGHRYSDPTMNCSSQLLFTGAHGAVPPAYELLKEEHEVAVLGAPQSPAPVTTTVINIRSDTALPDHIVWSLFNTIFMNWCCLGFVAFAYSVKTASFPASSGKAQPSHSASELESGPETRKVLQGP